A region from the Metarhizium brunneum chromosome 7, complete sequence genome encodes:
- the HET-E1_14 gene encoding Vegetative incompatibility protein HET-E-1 encodes MPPKTSSGEQDDSPTHGKDLVSGESCEPIDGSSEPLQTKANDTSDQLSASSIQLKVWNDAYKGLKDDNKKTMEKFEAIMRKSSASTSSTSSQSKEVVRSEDVWNLMRRFVRSQVEKTEKLDKHLGTIENVARIAQSITELIKGPLESVPQAGPAIAALGLVLVLVANPASERRANRQGLVYVQKKLAWYWELSDFLLQDIDSMRGLGQNLRLFIVDLYQQFLLYEVDSVLMLQRNRALGWLQDMLKWKDWAGQLSEIQQAEQQVTQCISDYTQMKESQEKRDARNRECRDALGSDVPDPQIQLERMKMDKGGLNMECSRWLFHSDEFQTFLDKPEQQIFWITGDAGKGKTMLLCDVIERLKSSPDKTRRVFYYFCEARNSESELSKTAALRGLIGAIAFESDKHLDTLRKSLDKNQNAFKGVGSGVAIAARDTLRSILSDEGLKGAIICIDGLDECGQDIVHVLELVTEYPNIKWVVSSRTGTLSVERKLRSYPNCVRLSLEDVQTSVSGAVERFVRSKIKELAEHWNLKPTKKEMKGLQNELIKRADGTFLWVALAFAELKNRRCFTSAPQILSRLPAGMHALYGRMLATVFNSPEADIFKYVLSLCLVAHRPLTVNEFAMFLSPESPLVPAGTGLLDWKTWIEGCGNLLRVSSTSDTVSFIHYSAKQFLEEHARDTLPQSGIDQSIFTQSICFMRNVLHRDMWRLRHPGAAKGDRPKFDRLESISYACTFWGIHLDTHTWTEISSSEAGELQGQILSFLSKHLLHWIEALSLLGVLSEGAMMLYKMRNFAVKYQMDELSEFLWDAYRFFLRFREPIATAPLQVYASGMIFSPSTSQIRKYFNHQYPQWATVTSSNHDISQWPSCLLMIEKVSAGDLPRLAYSQNGTRLLASDNESIGIMDTITGARIRNFDVEADVPRTTRESRDITKFVSATIGDNSRVRNRCLRLFDVLNETWIELPYEPANLNGLDFSYDSKMLAGVWENCIRIWDTEQGELVSRITLESETADSQDPKFLGNSTMIAIPFINKSIQILETQTGERCYELQTGFDIDELVPFPYDSSKLILILNRGELYQWNIGTREAVKMMDGLVSFSDRKVVISPSERIVAVFGVDMNLHILDTSGHERLEIIKSPFSGSMAFSDDDRLLAVSRPNGEIWVWNTVLRMWTFRFESHSRDVSSLVFSPDTKYLASCGMHTPSARMDMSLHTQIWPLEVPHRRRVEGEQYERRKICKVNLSQDNKWIATVSDKSKVSLWSSSGRFERRLGDERVMALKFSWDSTKFAFSTIKGKVGIWDLKRACSMEINAFEYNSLPDYCLEFSRNDGLLAASTTEQLKVFDVKESNSQALKRKSLIIAGHNSTFQLKTTCECDKFVIGTTCIALFGTWVAAGSWYANVIYLWDVDTGQLINQIPLLSPPYTHQMTMDMRSIGGSTQILSSDSNARLMIMEVPSGHIVKTMGTPPLERIACNRDDHTQLFTNLGKIDLTQFDSGDSEDPNGVRFQGYGSSTDWVFKDGKRILWLPPDCRNHSISRNQIAIACPGGFLLCITFPEDISSFF; translated from the exons CCTCTAGCGGAGAGCAAGATGATTCTCCAACGCATGGGAAGGACCTGGTCTCGGGGGAGTCCTGTGAGCCCATCGACGGTTCGTCAGAGCCACTCCAAACCAAAGCAAACGATACGTCGGACCAGCTATCTGCATCATCTATTCAGCTAAAAGTCTGGAATGATGCCTACAAAGGCCTAAAAGACGACAACAAAAAAACGATGGAAAAGTTCGAAGCAATAATGAGGAAGAGCTCTGCCTCTActtcttcaacttcttcaCAAAGCAAGGAGGTGGTACGCTCCGAGGACGTTTGGAATCTAATGAGAAGATTTGTTCGGTCCCAAGTGGAAAAAACAGAAAAGCTAGATAAACACCTCGGCACAATCGAGAACGTGGCTCGCATCGCCCAAAGTATCACCGAGTTGATCAAAGGACCTCTCGAGTCCGTCCCTCAAGCAGGCCCTGCAATCGCAGCGCTAGGTCTGGTCCTCGTG CTCGTCGCGAATCCAGCATCGGAGCGAAGAGCGAACCGACAAGGCCTCGTGTATGTGCAAAAGAAACTAGCATGGTACTGGGAGCTATCCGACTTCTTGCTCCAGGATATCGATTCCATGAGAGGGCTGGGGCAAAACCTCAGGCTTTTTATTGTCGATCTTTACCAGCAATTTCTATTGTATGAAGTAGACTCGGTTCTTATGCTTCAAAGGAATCGGGCTCTCGGCTGGCTTCAAGACATGCTCAAATGGAAAGACTGGGCTGGCCAGCTGTCGGAAATCCAGCAGGCTGAACAGCAAGTCACCCAGTGCATCAGTGACTATACACAGATGAAGGAGAGCCAGGAAAAGCGCGATGCTCGGAACCGGGAATGCCGTGATGCTCTTGGTTCCGATGTTCCCGATCCCCAGATCCAACTCGAGAGAATGAAAATGGACAAGGGCGGCCTCAATATGGAATGTTCCAGGTGGCTATTTCACAGCGACGAGTTCCAAACGTTTCTTGATAAACCGGAGCAACAGATCTTTTGGATCACCGGCGATGCTGGAAAGGGCAAGACGATGCTTCTATGTGACGTTATTGAACGTCTCAAGTCCTCTCCtgacaagacaagaagagTATTCTACTACTTCTGCGAGGCTAGAAACTCGGAATCAGAATTGTCCAAGACGGCTGCGTTGAGGGGTCTTATTGGGGCAATTGCCTTTGAATCTGACAAACACCTTGATACACTCCGGAAAAGTCTGGACAAGAACCAAAATGCCTTCAAAGGCGTTGGCAGTGGCGTCGCCATTGCTGCTCGGGACACACTTAGATCCATTTTAAGTGATGAAGGTCTAAAGGGCGCCATCATATGCATTGATGGTCTTGATGAGTGCGGCCAAGATATCGTCCATGTTCTGGAATTGGTCACAGAATACCCCAACATCAAATGGGTGGTGTCGAGTCGTACTGGCACTTTATCCGTGGAAAGAAAACTTCGAAGCTATCCTAATTGCGTGAGGCTGTCACTAGAAGACGTCCAGACGTCAGTTTCCGGAGCCGTCGAGAGATTCGTTCGGTCAAAGATAAAGGAATTAGCCGAGCATTGGAACCTGAAACCAACCAAAAAAGAAATGAAAGGGCTGCAGAACGAACTCATTAAACGCGCCGACGGCACCTTTCTTTGGGTTGCCTTGGCTTTCGCAGAGTTGAAAAATCGTCGATGCTTCACGTCTGCGCCCCAGATATTGAGCCGTTTGCCCGCGGGTATGCATGCTCTCTATGGGAGGATGCTTGCAACGGTTTTTAACAGCCCAGAAGCGGACATATTCAAGTATGTTCTTAGCCTTTGCCTCGTCGCTCACCGCCCTCTTACCGTTAACGAATTTGCAATGTTTCTAAGTCCCGAATCTCCATTGGTACCGGCAGGAACCGGCCTTCTGGATTGGAAGACATGGATTGAAGGATGCGGAAACCTTTTACGAGTATCTTCTACATCAGATACAGTTAGTTTTATTCATTACTCTGCCAAGCAATTTCTCGAAGAGCATGCGAGGGACACGCTGCCTCAAAGTGGAATCGACCAAAGCATATTCACTCAAAGTATTTGCTTCATGAGGAATGTTCTTCACCGCGACATGTGGCGGTTGAGGCATCCGGGAGCAGCCAAAGGAGACCGGCCCAAGTTCGACCGCTTGGAATCTATTTCATATGCTTGCACCTTCTGGGGCATCCACCTTGATACCCATACCTGGACGGAAATAAGTTCTTCTGAGGCCGGAGAATTGCAGGGTCAGATATTAAGCTTCCTTTCTAAACATCTTCTTCATTGGATTGAGGCTCTAAGTCTTTTGGGCGTGTTATCAGAGGGTGCCATGATGCTCTATAAGATGAGAAACTTTGCT GTCAAGTATCAGATGGATGAATTGTCCGAATTTCTTTGGGACGCCTATAGGTTCTTTCTCCGCTTCAGAGAGCCCATAGCTACGGCCCCGTTGCAGGTTTACGCGTCTGGAATGATTTTCAGTCCTTCAACAAGTcaaataagaaaatatttcAATCACCAATATCCTCAATGGGCAACCGTAACGTCTTCTAATCATGATATTTCTCAGTGGCCCTCATGCCTTCTTATGATAGAAAAGGTTTCAGCTGGCGATTTGCCACGGTTGGCATACAGTCAGAATGGAACTCGGCTCCTTGCCTCGGATAATGAGTCCATCGGGATTATGGACACAATTACAGGTGCTCGTATCCGCAATTTCGACGTCGAAGCGGACGTTCCACGGACCACCAGAGAATCAAGAGATATTACAAAGTTTGTTTCGGCTACTATAGGTGATAATTCGCGTGTAAGGAATAGATGTTTAAGGCTTTTTGACGTTTTAAATGAAACGTGGATTGAGCTGCCTTATGAACCCGCTAATTTGAACGGCTTGGACTTCTCTTATGACTCGAAGATGTTGGCCGGAGTATGGGAAAATTGCATCAGAATATGGGATACGGAGCAAGGCGAGCTCGTCTCACGAATTACGCTTGAATCAGAAACTGCTGATAGCCAAGATCCCAAATTTCTCGGAAATAGCACAATGATTGCGATTCCGTTCATCAATAAGAGTATCCAAATCCTGGAGACACAAACGGGAGAGAGGTGCTACGAGCTGCAGACAGGATTTGACATAGATGAGCTAGTGCCATTCCCTTATGATTCGTCGAAGCTAATTTTAATACTAAATAGAGGTGAATTATATCAGTGGAATATTGGAACTAGGGAAGCAGTtaagatgatggatggactAGTGTCCTTCAGTGATAGAAAGGTTGTGATTTCCCCAAGCGAGAGGATCGTCGCTGTTTTCGGGGTTGACATGAATTTACACATTTTGGATACCTCTGGACATGAACGCTTGGAGATTATCAAATCGCCTTTCAGTGGCTCTATGGCGTTTTCTGATGATGACAGGTTGCTTGCCGTATCAAGACCAAATGGTGAGATATGGGTTTGGAACACAGTTTTGCGTATGTGGACTTTTCGATTTGAGAGCCACTCGCGCGACGTTTCGTCATTGGTATTTTCCCCTGATACCAAGTATTTGGCATCATGTGGTATGCATACGCCTTCGGCTAGAATGGATATGAGTCTGCACACTCAAATCTGGCCGCTCGAAGTTCCACATAGGAGACGTGTTGAGGGCGAACAATATGAGAGGCGCAAAATATGCAAGGTGAACCTTTCTCAGGACAACAAATGGATCGCTACAGTATCCGATAAATCAAAAGTTAGTCTGTGGTCAAGCTCTGGACGTTTCGAGAGACGTCTCGGGGATGAACGAGTGATGGCACTCAAATTTTCATGGGACAGCACAAAATTTGCATTTTCCACAATAAAGGGAAAGGTGGGAATTTGGGATCTCAAAAGAGCGTGCTCTATGGAAATCAATGCATTCGAGTACAACAGTCTTCCAGATTATTGCCTGGAATTTTCTAGAAACGATGGACTTCTCGCTGCGTCGACCACAGAGCAACTGAAAGTATTTGACGTCAAAGAAAGCAATTCGCAAGCGCTAAAAAGGAAATCCCTAATCATTGCGGGTCATAATAGCACATTTCAACTAAAGACGACATGTGAGTGCGACAAATTCGTGATAGGCACTACCTGCATCGCCTTGTTTGGTACTTGGGTTGCCGCGGGTTCCTGGTATGCTAATGTTATTTACCTGTGGGATGTTGACACTGGGCAGCTGATCAACCAAATTCCACTACTGTCACCTCCATACACTCACCAGATGACAATGGATATGAGGAGTATCGGAGGCAGCACTCAAATTTTATCAAGTGACAGCAATGCTCGTCTAATGATCATGGAAGTCCCCTCCGGCCACATTGTCAAGACAATGGGGACACCTCCACTAGAAAGAATTGCCTGCAATCGGGATGACCATACACAGCTCTTTACAAACTTGGGTAAAATTGATCTCACGCAGTTTGATTCAGGTGATTCTGAGGATCCAAATGGGGTCAGGTTTCAAGGATACGGGTCGTCAACTGACTGGGTTTTCAAGGATGGGAAGAGGATTCTTTGGCTGCCTCCGGACTGCCGCAACCATTCAATCAGTAGGAACCAAATTGCTATAGCCTGTCCAGGAGGTTTTCTGTTATGTATCACCTTTCCCGAGGATATTTCTAGTTTTTTTTGA